From Acidothermus cellulolyticus 11B, a single genomic window includes:
- a CDS encoding peptidylprolyl isomerase: protein MVTALPEAVLHTSLGDITVRLFADHAPHTVQNFVDLALGNREWLDPRSGRRVHRSLYSETVFHRVIAGFMIQGGDPLGTGYGGPGYTFADELHPGLVFDRPYLLAMANAGPHTNGSQFFITVAPAQWLNHKHTIFGEVIAGTEVVERIAQVPTDEADRPLNPVWLHSVAISEQGGSSAETV, encoded by the coding sequence ATGGTGACAGCACTGCCGGAGGCTGTTCTGCACACCAGCCTGGGTGACATCACGGTTCGGCTCTTCGCTGACCACGCACCACATACCGTGCAGAACTTCGTGGACCTTGCCCTGGGAAACCGGGAGTGGCTGGATCCCCGATCCGGCCGGCGCGTGCACCGTTCGCTGTACAGCGAAACGGTCTTTCACCGCGTCATTGCCGGTTTCATGATCCAAGGAGGAGATCCGCTCGGCACCGGTTACGGCGGGCCCGGCTACACCTTTGCCGACGAGCTGCATCCGGGCCTCGTCTTCGACCGGCCGTACCTGCTCGCCATGGCGAACGCGGGACCGCACACCAACGGATCGCAGTTCTTCATCACCGTCGCACCGGCTCAGTGGCTGAACCACAAGCACACGATTTTCGGAGAAGTGATCGCCGGTACTGAGGTCGTCGAGCGCATCGCGCAGGTTCCCACCGACGAAGCGGATCGTCCATTGAATCCGGTCTGGCTGCATTCGGTGGCGATTTCCGAGCAGGGCGGCTCGTCAGCGGAGACGGTCTAA
- a CDS encoding rhomboid family intramembrane serine protease translates to MVEASVGFQCPECVRRGTRSQAITRTALGGRLRPQQTAVTYLLIAINAVVFLLEQVSPRFELRYALIPGETGFAHPYAGVAGGEFYRLITAMFLHASVLHIVFNMWALLVVGAPLEALLGRLRFLVLYFLAGLGGSTAVYLFAPRGSATLGASGAIFGLFAALFVFGRRLNFDIRPIGLVIVINLALTFVLSGVSWQGHIGGLLSGGALAAAWSYAPRAWRTPAQLLSSIALLAILLIAVAIRTTQLTA, encoded by the coding sequence ATGGTCGAGGCGTCGGTTGGCTTTCAGTGCCCGGAGTGTGTCCGCCGCGGCACCCGGTCACAGGCGATCACCCGGACGGCGCTGGGCGGACGACTCCGCCCCCAGCAGACCGCCGTCACCTACCTGCTCATCGCCATCAACGCGGTGGTGTTCCTGCTCGAGCAGGTGAGCCCGCGATTCGAGCTCCGCTATGCCCTGATTCCCGGCGAGACCGGTTTTGCGCATCCCTACGCGGGCGTCGCGGGCGGCGAGTTCTACCGGCTCATCACGGCAATGTTCCTACATGCCAGCGTCCTGCACATCGTCTTCAACATGTGGGCGCTCCTTGTCGTGGGCGCACCACTCGAGGCGCTGCTCGGCCGGTTGCGCTTCCTCGTGCTGTACTTTCTTGCCGGGCTCGGCGGCTCGACAGCCGTCTACCTTTTCGCGCCCCGCGGATCCGCCACCCTGGGCGCATCTGGAGCGATCTTCGGGCTCTTTGCGGCGTTGTTCGTCTTCGGCCGGCGGTTGAATTTCGACATCCGGCCGATCGGCCTCGTCATCGTCATCAATTTGGCGCTCACGTTTGTCCTCTCCGGCGTCAGCTGGCAAGGCCACATCGGCGGTCTGCTCAGCGGCGGTGCTCTGGCTGCCGCGTGGTCATATGCCCCTCGCGCCTGGCGGACGCCGGCTCAACTCCTCTCGTCGATCGCACTCTTGGCGATTTTGCTGATCGCTGTTGCGATCCGGACGACGCAGCTCACCGCTTGA
- the crgA gene encoding cell division protein CrgA, which yields MPKSRVRKTVDYIPPPTRSPKKRVSPPWLAPTMVACLIVGVIWLVIGYVTQYTFPGMDVLGGQAGNLIEGFGLLVIGLGLATQWR from the coding sequence GTGCCGAAATCTCGGGTGCGCAAAACGGTGGACTACATCCCACCACCGACCCGCTCGCCGAAGAAGCGGGTCAGCCCGCCGTGGCTTGCCCCCACGATGGTCGCCTGCTTGATCGTCGGTGTGATCTGGCTGGTCATCGGGTACGTGACCCAGTACACATTCCCGGGAATGGACGTCCTCGGTGGTCAGGCGGGCAATCTGATCGAAGGTTTTGGACTGTTGGTCATCGGGCTGGGTCTCGCGACCCAGTGGCGATGA
- a CDS encoding DUF881 domain-containing protein — protein sequence MRRTTGWRVGVPVVAALAGLLFATSATTAHGADLRVIGRSDLADLVARMQRTVNGETKKLAALQQRVRDLTDQAARTDGRVAQLRTAADELAGSVGLRPETGPGLIVTLDDAPPLRGAAANAVPPDYLVVHQQDIQAVVNALWAGGARAISLQGKRLVATSAVRCVGNTLLLEGVVYSPPYVIAAVGDPDRLRAALDADPNVTIYRQYVAAYHLGYQVRTAQHLTVPAYDGSLTLVHAAVLPPQTGGQPPRTPAAPLAGGSSP from the coding sequence ATGCGGCGGACGACCGGCTGGCGGGTCGGCGTACCTGTCGTTGCCGCCCTCGCGGGGCTTCTCTTCGCGACCTCCGCGACGACCGCGCACGGCGCCGACCTACGGGTGATCGGCCGGAGTGACCTCGCGGATCTGGTCGCACGCATGCAGCGCACGGTGAACGGTGAGACCAAGAAGTTGGCCGCGCTGCAGCAGCGGGTTCGTGATCTCACTGACCAGGCTGCCCGCACGGATGGTCGCGTCGCGCAGCTTCGGACGGCTGCGGATGAGCTGGCGGGCAGTGTGGGTCTGCGACCGGAGACCGGTCCCGGTCTCATCGTGACCTTGGACGACGCTCCGCCGCTGCGCGGTGCGGCAGCGAACGCCGTCCCCCCGGACTACCTCGTCGTTCACCAGCAGGACATCCAGGCCGTGGTCAATGCGCTGTGGGCTGGCGGCGCCCGCGCAATCAGCCTGCAAGGCAAGCGCCTCGTCGCCACCAGCGCGGTGCGCTGTGTCGGCAACACCCTGCTGCTGGAGGGTGTGGTGTATTCACCCCCTTACGTGATCGCCGCTGTCGGCGACCCGGATCGACTCCGTGCGGCGTTGGATGCCGACCCCAACGTGACGATCTATCGTCAGTACGTGGCCGCCTACCATCTGGGTTACCAGGTTCGCACCGCCCAGCACCTCACGGTTCCCGCGTACGACGGAAGCCTGACCCTCGTCCACGCCGCGGTGCTGCCGCCGCAGACCGGCGGTCAACCCCCCCGAACTCCTGCTGCTCCACTCGCCGGCGGGTCGTCGCCATGA
- a CDS encoding class E sortase, producing MTRTLQKSPVTTIRGSAPRRVLGVAGEILITLGVVVLLFVGYDLWFTGLYTASAQRELKHELAITWQTATANPAPPPAPSAVPSPDGVLPDDVVPGNALALIRIPRLGRHYVYAIVEGVSTADLKKGPGHYPGTAMPGQVGNFVVSGHRTTYLAPFNGLDKLRLGDPIVIETATMWYVYRVTQMETVLPTDVAVILPVPDHPGERPTEALITLTTCTPKYSASHRLVVHGRLETAQPKSAGIPAVLREG from the coding sequence ATGACCCGCACGCTGCAGAAATCACCGGTTACCACGATCCGCGGCTCGGCGCCCCGGCGGGTCCTGGGAGTGGCGGGGGAAATTCTCATCACCCTGGGCGTGGTCGTGCTTCTCTTTGTCGGCTACGACTTGTGGTTCACCGGGCTGTACACGGCATCGGCGCAGCGCGAGCTCAAGCACGAGCTTGCGATTACCTGGCAGACCGCGACGGCGAATCCGGCTCCGCCGCCTGCCCCGTCGGCCGTGCCGAGTCCCGATGGGGTGCTCCCGGACGACGTCGTGCCGGGCAATGCGCTCGCACTCATCCGTATTCCGCGGCTGGGCCGGCACTACGTGTACGCCATTGTCGAGGGTGTCTCGACTGCGGATCTCAAAAAGGGACCGGGTCACTACCCGGGGACCGCCATGCCCGGCCAGGTGGGAAATTTTGTCGTGTCCGGGCACCGCACGACGTACCTCGCCCCGTTCAACGGCTTGGACAAGTTGCGCCTCGGTGATCCGATCGTCATTGAGACGGCGACAATGTGGTACGTCTACCGCGTCACTCAGATGGAAACGGTCTTGCCGACCGATGTCGCCGTCATCCTCCCGGTCCCCGATCACCCGGGTGAACGGCCGACCGAAGCCCTTATCACTCTCACGACCTGCACCCCGAAATACTCCGCGTCCCACCGGCTCGTCGTCCACGGCCGGCTCGAAACGGCTCAGCCGAAATCCGCCGGAATCCCGGCGGTGCTGCGGGAGGGATGA
- a CDS encoding aminodeoxychorismate/anthranilate synthase component II — protein sequence MRILVVDNYDSFVFNLVQYLAQLGAECTVARNDEIEPADALPYDGILLSPGPGTPEEAGVCIRLIREIAGQKPILGVCLGHQAIAVAFGGVVTRAPELLHGKTSEIWHDGAGVLDGLPNPFTATRYHSLAVDETTLPADLEVTARTASGVVMALRHRNLPVEGVQFHPESVLTEGGHRLLANWLARCGDPDAIARVAAIRTPLTPTALR from the coding sequence ATGCGCATCCTCGTGGTGGACAACTATGACAGCTTCGTGTTCAACCTCGTGCAGTATCTCGCCCAGCTGGGCGCGGAGTGCACCGTCGCGCGGAACGACGAGATCGAACCAGCCGATGCGCTTCCCTATGACGGGATTTTGCTGAGCCCTGGTCCAGGCACACCGGAGGAGGCCGGCGTCTGTATTCGGCTGATTCGGGAAATTGCGGGTCAGAAACCGATTCTCGGCGTCTGCCTTGGCCACCAGGCGATTGCGGTAGCTTTCGGCGGTGTCGTAACCCGCGCGCCGGAATTGCTGCACGGCAAGACCAGTGAGATTTGGCACGACGGGGCAGGCGTGCTCGACGGATTGCCGAATCCGTTCACCGCTACTCGGTACCATTCCTTGGCCGTGGACGAAACCACCCTGCCGGCTGACCTGGAGGTCACCGCGCGAACCGCAAGCGGCGTCGTCATGGCTCTGCGGCACCGGAATCTGCCTGTCGAAGGGGTGCAATTCCATCCGGAGTCGGTGCTCACGGAGGGCGGACATCGGCTGCTGGCCAACTGGCTCGCTCGCTGCGGCGACCCCGATGCGATAGCGCGGGTCGCGGCGATTCGGACGCCGCTTACGCCGACCGCGCTACGGTGA
- the pknB gene encoding Stk1 family PASTA domain-containing Ser/Thr kinase: MTSNDSLTNQPRRILADRYELGEILGYGGMAEVRRGRDLRLGRDVAIKTLRVDLARDTSFQTRFRREAQAAAALNHPSIVAVYDTGESMLDGVPVPYIVMEYVEGRTLRDILKSESHILPRRALEIVADILAALEYSHRNGIVHRDIKPGNIMLTHNGEVKVMDFGIARAVAQSTATVTQTAAVIGTAQYLSPEQARGEPVDPRSDIYSTGCVLYELLTGTPPFTGESAVAVAYQHVREDPVPPSRLNPDVTPDIDAIVMKALAKNPANRYQSAAEMRADIERALLGKPVQATPLLLDPTERLSAVTEEIRPAQPRTRRGLIYTLLAVAVLALLVALGLLARQLITGSHATPTLPVPNVINMTQSQAEQTLTSDGFKVKVETQPNASVPQGIVFDQNPTAGTRLPKNSVVTITVSAGPKTVTVPDLTNKSLEDARAALRALGLTVGNVTQRDSQQPAGTVLDQNPKPGSPAAAGSRVDLVVASGTGTVPDVRGLPTSDAEQELTSAGYAYNVVEEPSNDVQQGFVINQVPGPGRTAPLGSTVTLYVSSGTPSASPSSSASASPSPSGSPSSPAPSPSASSSP; encoded by the coding sequence TCCGTGTCGACCTCGCCCGCGACACGTCATTTCAGACACGTTTCCGCCGGGAAGCGCAAGCAGCCGCCGCGCTCAATCACCCGTCGATTGTTGCTGTTTACGACACCGGTGAGAGCATGCTGGACGGCGTCCCGGTGCCCTATATCGTGATGGAGTACGTCGAGGGGCGGACGCTGCGGGACATCCTGAAAAGCGAGTCGCACATTCTTCCCCGCCGCGCACTGGAAATCGTCGCCGACATTCTTGCCGCACTCGAATACAGCCACCGCAACGGCATCGTGCATCGGGACATCAAGCCCGGCAACATCATGCTGACCCACAACGGCGAGGTCAAGGTGATGGATTTCGGCATCGCCCGCGCCGTCGCTCAATCCACGGCGACTGTGACCCAGACCGCCGCCGTCATCGGAACCGCGCAGTACCTCTCGCCCGAACAAGCCCGCGGCGAGCCGGTGGACCCCCGCAGCGACATTTACTCGACCGGCTGCGTTCTCTACGAACTCCTCACCGGTACCCCGCCGTTCACCGGGGAATCCGCGGTAGCGGTCGCTTACCAGCACGTCCGGGAAGATCCGGTGCCTCCGTCACGACTTAATCCCGACGTCACACCGGACATTGACGCGATCGTCATGAAGGCCTTGGCGAAGAACCCCGCGAACCGGTACCAGAGTGCTGCGGAGATGCGAGCGGACATCGAGCGGGCGCTGCTGGGTAAACCCGTCCAAGCAACACCGCTGCTCCTCGACCCGACGGAGCGGTTGTCCGCTGTCACGGAGGAGATCCGCCCTGCTCAGCCCCGGACCCGGCGCGGTCTCATCTACACCCTGCTCGCGGTCGCCGTCCTCGCCCTCCTAGTAGCACTCGGTCTACTCGCCCGCCAACTGATCACCGGTTCACACGCCACGCCGACGCTTCCGGTACCCAACGTGATAAACATGACCCAATCGCAAGCCGAGCAGACATTGACCAGCGACGGGTTCAAGGTCAAGGTCGAGACGCAGCCGAACGCTTCGGTGCCGCAGGGGATCGTCTTCGATCAAAACCCGACCGCGGGGACACGGCTGCCGAAGAACTCGGTCGTCACAATCACGGTGTCCGCTGGGCCAAAGACGGTGACCGTACCTGACCTGACCAACAAATCGTTGGAGGACGCCCGGGCTGCCCTTCGGGCGCTCGGTCTCACCGTGGGGAATGTGACGCAGCGCGATTCGCAGCAACCGGCCGGCACGGTGCTCGATCAGAATCCGAAACCCGGCTCCCCAGCCGCCGCCGGCTCGCGCGTCGACCTTGTCGTCGCCAGCGGAACCGGCACCGTTCCCGATGTCCGAGGCCTGCCGACCAGCGACGCCGAACAAGAACTGACCAGCGCCGGCTATGCCTACAACGTCGTCGAAGAACCAAGCAACGACGTCCAACAGGGATTCGTCATCAACCAAGTGCCGGGACCTGGACGCACCGCACCGCTTGGGTCCACCGTGACGCTCTACGTGTCGTCCGGTACGCCGTCGGCGTCGCCGTCGTCGTCGGCCTCCGCCTCACCGTCACCGAGCGGGTCGCCGTCGAGTCCAGCGCCGTCGCCGTCGGCGAGCAGCTCACCGTAG